From Antedon mediterranea chromosome 9, ecAntMedi1.1, whole genome shotgun sequence, a single genomic window includes:
- the LOC140058326 gene encoding uncharacterized protein, whose amino-acid sequence MAEVDENYKRIKSLENEVLSLERYTRSFNLRFGGIAENPEEVCTITIDKIISSHFKKRVPIENAHRIGRKGPKPRHIIVRFQARPDRTDILKMARSCLKDSDIFVTDDLPYKDLNSKKQFKGIMKTAYEKGDRVLFKKGSLYINGKLYKE is encoded by the coding sequence ATGGCTGAAGTGGATGAAAATTACAAAAGAATAAAAAGTTTAGAGAATGAAGTACTTAGCCTAGAAAGATATACTAGGTCCTTCAACCTAAGGTTTGGTGGCATAGCCGAAAACCCAGAGGAGGTATGTACAATTactattgataaaataatttcctCCCACTTCAAAAAACGGGTACCCATTGAAAATGCCCATCGAATAGGAAGAAAAGGACCCAAGCCAAGGCATATCATTGTGCGATTTCAAGCCCGACCAGATCGGACAGATATTCTAAAGATGGCTAGGAGTTGCCTTAAGGATAGCGATATTTTTGTCACTGATGATCTACCATATAAAGACTTAAACTCAAAAAAGCAATTTAAGGGTATTATGAAAACTGCTTATGAAAAAGGGGATCGTGTATTATTCAAGAAAGGGAGTCTATACATTAATGGAAAACTTTACAAGGAATAA